The Bacteroidota bacterium genome includes the window TCCAGAATCCCCCCAATCCCCAACCAGTAAATATTTTGGACTCAGTCATCCGAATAACAGTTGCCCACAGGTCAACCCGACCGGTAAATGTGAGGTCTTTGCCGGCAAGTCCGAGTATAGAAGCCGTAATTGCCGGGGCCCAGATGGTGACAATAGCAACCACAGCGATGAAGCCAGCAATCATGGTAAACGAGAAAAAGCCCGACATGGCGCCCAGGTTTGCCATGTTTGCAACGTATACAGACACCACAATCATCACAAGAAAGGCACCGACAATCATGTTTGTTGTGCTCTGAGCGCCAATCAGCGAGACGAACGCAATAGCCAGTAGCATATAATGCCAGTAATTTACTGCACGGCCTTTGTTGTAAGGGATAATTGCCAGACAAACAATGACGCTAAACAGCGCCACCTGTCCCAGGTTATTCTTTGTGATCGCAAGGCCTCGCCAGGCCGGAAATTCCCATTGAATCGCCGCCGGCACAAATATCACTGATAGAATGGTAAGCGGTAAGTAGATCGACAAAATCACCCTGAAGTATCGCAAGGCAACTTCCGACCACTTCACGTTGACCATCACTGCAAGGCATATCACAGCCTCTCCAAACAACGTAATCCAGCGTTTAAGAGATACCACGGGGTAATTGGACCACGTGATGCTCAGCAACGACCAGAGCAGAAAAAGCGTGAGGAATTTCTCTTTCCGAATAAAATCAAATACCTGTTGCTGCTTGCCGATCAGGCTCAAAAAGGATGCAACAAACAGCAAGGAGAGCAATTGGTTGATCATGTTCGATCCGCCAATGTCACCCGTTGCCGCACGCTCCTGCATGGAAGGCTGAAAGGGAAGGGAGGTACCGAAGAAGACAAAAAACAGGTAGATACAAAATGATACCCTCGCCAGCTTGGCCATGCTGGAGGATTCCTCT containing:
- a CDS encoding O-antigen ligase family protein, whose amino-acid sequence is MSEESSSMAKLARVSFCIYLFFVFFGTSLPFQPSMQERAATGDIGGSNMINQLLSLLFVASFLSLIGKQQQVFDFIRKEKFLTLFLLWSLLSITWSNYPVVSLKRWITLFGEAVICLAVMVNVKWSEVALRYFRVILSIYLPLTILSVIFVPAAIQWEFPAWRGLAITKNNLGQVALFSVIVCLAIIPYNKGRAVNYWHYMLLAIAFVSLIGAQSTTNMIVGAFLVMIVVSVYVANMANLGAMSGFFSFTMIAGFIAVVAIVTIWAPAITASILGLAGKDLTFTGRVDLWATVIRMTESKIFTGWGLGGFWIMDSRHLIPVFEEFVWIPNQSHQGYIDILNQTGIVGLGLLVMMALSYIKNTSKLNKKNVWKWLFFGVLVLNFQESVFFRPRHIGHFVFLFAYVAFFTDLLKEQKAKKESIFGNRYVISTS